In a single window of the Bacillota bacterium genome:
- a CDS encoding response regulator, with protein sequence MARVLIVDDSAIMRRNLKTIFVQAGHTVVGEATNGGQALLMYRTHVPDLVTMDITMPNVNGIEAVRLIRKEFTDAKIIMVSALDQRKMVLEALKEGAKHYIIKPIDSASVIKVVNKVLGTCIEEPNEESNEAPDENAPEGIDDAPFVIKNSENTFHIVLSPSLNEESFASLTQAVQGLLFVKPLKVELNFGSIEMLPDPLLDKVGGMIKAIRNVEGIIRVVAPNKDFVKTVKEKRVHDLAEIIEAI encoded by the coding sequence ATGGCACGAGTTCTAATTGTCGATGACTCTGCAATTATGCGCCGCAACTTAAAGACCATATTTGTTCAAGCCGGCCACACGGTGGTGGGGGAAGCAACAAATGGGGGACAGGCTCTATTAATGTATCGAACCCATGTCCCTGATCTGGTAACGATGGATATTACTATGCCCAATGTCAATGGGATTGAGGCTGTTAGGCTAATTAGGAAAGAATTTACTGATGCAAAAATAATAATGGTTAGTGCCCTGGATCAACGAAAAATGGTTTTGGAAGCCCTCAAAGAAGGAGCAAAACATTATATAATCAAACCAATCGATTCTGCGTCGGTGATCAAGGTGGTCAATAAGGTATTGGGTACCTGCATTGAAGAACCCAATGAAGAGTCCAACGAGGCTCCGGATGAAAATGCACCGGAAGGAATCGATGATGCCCCGTTTGTAATTAAAAATAGTGAAAACACCTTTCACATTGTCCTTTCCCCTAGTCTTAATGAAGAGAGCTTTGCTTCTCTCACGCAAGCAGTTCAAGGTTTGCTGTTTGTGAAGCCTTTAAAAGTAGAATTGAACTTTGGCTCAATAGAAATGTTGCCTGACCCGCTTCTGGATAAAGTGGGAGGTATGATAAAAGCTATTAGAAATGTCGAGGGAATTATCAGAGTCGTGGCACCCAATAAAGATTTTGTAAAAACCGTCAAGGAAAAAAGAGTTCATGATTTAGCTGAGATTATCGAGGCCATCTGA
- a CDS encoding fumarate reductase iron-sulfur subunit translates to MGNRTLTFKIFRYNPQKPEVKPFMQEYKLEEVSGMTIFVALNKIREELDPSLMFDFVCRAAICGSCAMVINGRPTLACKTLTKDLPAKISLLPLPVFKLVGDLAVDTGTWFRDMAIKTEAWVHTTKEFDPTALEERMDNKTAQEIYEPDRCVECGCCVAGCATANIRADFLGAAGINRVARFMLDPRDERSPEEYYEVVGAEEGAFGCMGLMACDDNCPMEIPLQTQLSFVRRKMLSQGLKLKTEKVAL, encoded by the coding sequence ATGGGTAATCGAACTTTAACCTTTAAGATTTTTCGTTATAATCCCCAGAAACCCGAAGTAAAACCTTTTATGCAGGAATATAAACTGGAAGAAGTTTCCGGCATGACTATCTTTGTTGCTTTAAATAAAATAAGGGAAGAGCTAGATCCCTCCCTCATGTTTGACTTTGTCTGCCGGGCTGCCATTTGCGGGTCCTGTGCCATGGTAATTAACGGGCGCCCGACTTTAGCATGCAAAACACTGACTAAAGACTTGCCTGCTAAAATCAGCTTGCTCCCACTACCGGTATTTAAACTGGTAGGAGACCTTGCAGTGGATACCGGAACCTGGTTTCGGGACATGGCCATTAAAACCGAGGCCTGGGTCCATACAACTAAGGAATTTGACCCCACGGCCCTTGAGGAGCGCATGGATAATAAAACAGCGCAGGAAATTTATGAGCCCGATCGCTGCGTGGAGTGCGGTTGCTGTGTCGCCGGTTGTGCAACCGCCAACATCCGGGCAGACTTTCTGGGAGCAGCCGGCATAAACAGAGTAGCAAGGTTTATGCTTGACCCCCGGGATGAGCGCTCTCCGGAAGAATACTACGAAGTAGTCGGCGCGGAAGAAGGAGCCTTCGGGTGCATGGGCCTCATGGCCTGCGACGACAACTGTCCCATGGAAATCCCTCTCCAAACACAGCTTTCCTTCGTACGCCGCAAAATGCTGTCCCAAGGCCTTAAACTAAAAACTGAAAAAGTAGCACTATAA
- a CDS encoding fumarate reductase flavoprotein subunit, with product MSAYKTYVTDVLIVGAGLAGERTAVEAAENGLDSIILSLVPPRRSHSTAAQGGMQASLGNCAMGEGDNPDIHFQDTVKGSDWGCEQDVARLFTETVPIAVRQMSHWGVPWNRVVAGKKTLPDGRELEEKKEKEGLITARDFGGTAFWRTCYTSDGTGHTLQYAMDSLVLKHGCTVHDRIEAISLIHDGEKCIGVVARSLRTGELLVYVAKSTVIATGGYGRLYGASTNAVINEGSGMFIAQDTGIVPLGNMEAVQFHPTGIVPVWILVTEGARGDGGYLLDKNHHRFMPDYEPKKKELASRDVVSRRMTQHIRAGYGVESEHGPHLWLDIRHLGKEHIYTNLREIANICKNFAGIDPANELIPVRPTQHYSMGGIRTNADGHAYGLKGLFAVGESACWDLHGFNRLGGNSLAETIVSGMVVGKKVSEYTLGASLEYSEQTIKDEVTKQENRIKDLISGKNGNENVYKIRGEMEQTLMNYVGIFRKGEDLQTAVDKLQELHQRAQKVGLQSSGEGANPELASALRIRGMVRLALCISYGALQRTESRGSHAREDYPKRDDENWLKRTLAYWPEGADLPQLDYEPVTITELPPGDRGYGEHAG from the coding sequence ATGAGCGCTTATAAAACTTATGTAACTGATGTATTAATTGTTGGAGCAGGATTGGCAGGAGAGCGTACAGCCGTAGAAGCAGCAGAAAACGGACTGGATTCTATTATTTTAAGCCTGGTTCCACCACGCCGTTCCCATAGTACCGCTGCCCAGGGGGGTATGCAAGCATCTCTGGGGAATTGCGCCATGGGTGAAGGGGACAATCCTGACATTCACTTTCAAGATACGGTAAAAGGATCGGACTGGGGATGCGAGCAGGATGTAGCTCGCCTTTTCACAGAAACAGTACCCATAGCCGTACGCCAAATGTCACACTGGGGTGTACCCTGGAACCGTGTAGTCGCCGGTAAAAAGACTCTTCCCGACGGAAGGGAACTTGAAGAAAAGAAAGAAAAAGAAGGTCTTATCACCGCCCGCGACTTCGGCGGTACAGCCTTCTGGCGTACCTGTTATACTTCCGACGGCACCGGACACACCTTGCAGTACGCCATGGACTCACTGGTCTTGAAACATGGATGTACGGTACATGACCGTATTGAAGCTATATCTCTCATTCACGACGGTGAAAAGTGTATAGGCGTAGTTGCCCGTTCACTGCGCACCGGTGAACTGTTGGTTTATGTAGCCAAGTCCACCGTTATTGCCACCGGTGGTTACGGACGCCTTTACGGTGCATCCACCAACGCAGTGATTAACGAAGGCAGCGGCATGTTTATCGCCCAGGACACAGGCATTGTTCCTCTGGGTAACATGGAAGCTGTTCAATTCCACCCTACCGGAATCGTTCCGGTATGGATTCTGGTAACTGAAGGTGCCCGTGGTGACGGCGGTTACCTGTTGGATAAAAACCACCACCGCTTCATGCCTGACTACGAGCCCAAGAAAAAAGAGCTGGCTTCCCGTGACGTTGTATCGCGTAGAATGACCCAGCACATTCGTGCGGGCTACGGGGTAGAAAGCGAACACGGCCCTCACCTATGGCTGGATATTCGTCACCTGGGTAAAGAGCATATTTATACTAACCTACGTGAGATTGCAAATATATGTAAAAACTTTGCCGGTATAGATCCGGCCAATGAATTAATTCCTGTCCGGCCTACCCAGCACTATAGTATGGGCGGTATTAGGACAAACGCTGACGGGCATGCCTATGGTCTTAAGGGACTATTTGCCGTCGGTGAATCTGCATGCTGGGATCTACACGGATTCAATCGCCTGGGCGGTAATTCCCTGGCGGAAACCATCGTCAGCGGCATGGTTGTAGGTAAGAAAGTATCCGAATATACCCTGGGAGCTTCCCTGGAATACTCGGAACAAACCATTAAAGACGAAGTTACCAAACAAGAGAATCGCATCAAAGATTTGATTTCGGGCAAAAACGGAAATGAAAACGTATATAAGATCCGCGGTGAAATGGAACAGACATTGATGAATTACGTAGGCATCTTCCGCAAGGGAGAGGACCTACAGACTGCAGTAGACAAGCTCCAAGAACTGCACCAGCGGGCCCAAAAAGTAGGGCTTCAGTCCAGCGGCGAAGGAGCAAACCCCGAGCTTGCTTCAGCCCTTAGGATTAGAGGCATGGTTCGTCTGGCTCTTTGCATCTCTTACGGTGCCCTGCAACGTACCGAAAGCCGGGGCAGTCACGCCCGGGAAGACTATCCCAAGCGGGATGATGAAAACTGGCTCAAGCGAACACTGGCCTACTGGCCGGAAGGCGCAGACTTGCCGCAACTGGACTACGAACCTGTTACAATCACCGAATTGCCGCCGGGTGACCGCGGCTACGGAGAACATGCCGGTTAG
- a CDS encoding succinate dehydrogenase, translating into MLSQRILTKNPKADAYLDAIEMATGICLVSFLWAHMLFVSTIILGPEVFNGLSEFFDIYLLSYIGVPAIAIIGLIHFVVAGRRIPTNIRDQKIIWQHAKMLRHTDTWTWIFQAITGMAILVLAALHIWAISTGWPIRAESAAERMQAFWWFYLILLALGEYHASIGLYRVFVKWGWFPRKPIFFVLKVVTVIIIALGLGAMWVFLQLGGAA; encoded by the coding sequence ATGCTTTCCCAAAGGATTTTAACCAAAAATCCTAAGGCCGATGCTTACCTTGACGCCATAGAGATGGCGACCGGTATTTGTCTGGTAAGTTTCTTATGGGCACACATGCTATTTGTGTCCACCATAATCCTCGGCCCGGAGGTATTTAACGGCCTATCTGAGTTCTTCGATATCTATTTACTTTCGTATATAGGTGTCCCGGCTATTGCCATAATAGGCCTCATTCATTTTGTAGTGGCGGGTCGTAGAATTCCTACCAACATAAGAGATCAAAAGATCATTTGGCAGCACGCTAAAATGCTTCGTCACACCGACACCTGGACCTGGATATTTCAGGCCATCACTGGCATGGCCATACTAGTACTGGCAGCACTTCACATCTGGGCAATATCCACCGGATGGCCCATTCGTGCTGAATCCGCCGCCGAACGCATGCAAGCCTTTTGGTGGTTTTACTTGATTCTTCTGGCTTTAGGCGAATATCATGCCAGCATTGGCCTCTACCGTGTATTTGTAAAGTGGGGCTGGTTCCCGCGTAAACCCATTTTCTTCGTGCTTAAAGTCGTTACTGTAATCATTATTGCCCTTGGACTAGGTGCCATGTGGGTCTTTCTTCAACTAGGAGGTGCAGCATGA
- a CDS encoding Mrp/NBP35 family ATP-binding protein, with amino-acid sequence MSTNKDECTSCNEKDNCSGEDCSITKLAPNEASEIKSVIAVMSGKGGVGKSSISGLLAVNLARRGFKVGILDADITGPSIPKMFNLKEQPHSDGRFMYPLETSTGIRIISMNLLLPSEDQPVIWRGPVISGAVKQFWTDVAWGRLDYLIIDMPPGTGDVPLTVMQSLPLTGFVIITSPQDLASVIVKKAVNMAQQMDVPILGMVENYSYLKCPDCGTEIKLFGEGHATKLATETGIPMLEILPVDPLLANLCDNGQIENYPPELFKNFSTVKTHA; translated from the coding sequence ATGAGCACAAACAAAGATGAGTGCACTTCTTGTAACGAAAAGGACAACTGCAGCGGAGAAGACTGTAGTATTACTAAGCTTGCTCCAAACGAAGCATCTGAAATAAAAAGTGTAATTGCCGTTATGAGTGGCAAAGGCGGAGTAGGTAAATCTTCCATTTCGGGCCTTTTAGCGGTCAATTTAGCCCGCAGAGGATTCAAAGTGGGGATTCTGGACGCCGACATAACCGGCCCCAGCATCCCAAAAATGTTTAATTTGAAAGAGCAGCCTCATTCAGACGGCCGGTTCATGTATCCCTTGGAAACATCAACCGGCATAAGAATCATCTCCATGAACCTTTTGCTCCCCAGCGAGGACCAGCCCGTTATTTGGCGCGGCCCCGTTATCTCCGGGGCGGTAAAGCAGTTCTGGACTGATGTAGCCTGGGGCAGGCTGGATTATCTAATTATTGACATGCCCCCGGGGACCGGTGACGTCCCCCTTACAGTTATGCAATCTTTGCCTCTAACAGGGTTTGTAATTATTACTTCACCTCAGGATTTGGCCTCCGTGATCGTGAAAAAGGCTGTTAATATGGCCCAGCAAATGGATGTCCCCATACTTGGGATGGTGGAAAACTACAGTTACCTTAAATGTCCGGATTGTGGTACCGAAATTAAGCTATTCGGCGAAGGCCACGCGACAAAACTGGCAACTGAAACCGGCATTCCAATGCTGGAAATTCTGCCGGTGGATCCTTTACTTGCAAACCTGTGTGACAATGGGCAAATTGAAAATTACCCGCCCGAATTGTTTAAAAATTTTTCCACTGTTAAGACCCACGCGTAA
- a CDS encoding (4Fe-4S)-binding protein, with the protein MKELVVISGKGGTGKTSIVASFASLLTNKVMVDCDVDAANLHLLLSPKIEERHQFYSLPKAMINSEKCNGCGLCEDTCRFEAIKESTINPLGCEGCAVCSHICPENAIEMVDTVAGEWFKSNTTYGPLVHARLGAAQENSGKLVTMVRSQAAETAKKLGYDYIITDGPPGIGCPVIASIGGASLSLIITEPSLSGIHDLERIIDLSEFFGVPAMVCVNRWDICPENTEQIKKICRQRKIPFAGQIAYDNMVMLAAARGKPVMELNSRIIDEIIQVWEKVFEVLCPNMKV; encoded by the coding sequence GTGAAAGAACTTGTTGTCATTAGCGGTAAAGGCGGAACCGGTAAAACCAGTATTGTCGCCTCCTTTGCTTCTTTGCTAACAAACAAGGTGATGGTTGATTGTGATGTGGATGCTGCAAATTTACACCTGCTCTTATCACCCAAAATAGAGGAGCGCCACCAATTTTACAGCCTGCCCAAGGCCATGATCAATAGTGAAAAATGCAACGGTTGTGGATTATGTGAGGATACCTGCCGGTTTGAAGCCATAAAGGAGAGTACTATAAATCCCTTGGGATGTGAAGGATGCGCTGTGTGCAGCCATATATGCCCGGAAAACGCCATAGAAATGGTGGATACCGTGGCCGGTGAGTGGTTTAAATCCAATACAACGTATGGCCCTCTTGTGCATGCCCGGTTGGGAGCAGCCCAAGAAAACTCCGGAAAACTTGTCACTATGGTACGCAGCCAGGCAGCGGAAACCGCAAAAAAACTAGGTTATGATTATATAATCACTGACGGCCCACCTGGCATTGGCTGTCCCGTTATTGCTTCCATTGGAGGGGCTAGTCTAAGCCTAATTATAACCGAGCCTTCTTTGTCGGGCATACATGATTTAGAAAGGATCATCGACCTGTCGGAATTCTTCGGAGTGCCCGCCATGGTTTGTGTTAACAGATGGGACATCTGTCCCGAAAACACTGAGCAGATTAAAAAAATCTGTCGCCAACGAAAAATTCCTTTTGCCGGACAGATTGCCTATGACAATATGGTTATGCTAGCTGCAGCCAGGGGTAAACCGGTTATGGAATTGAATTCACGAATAATAGATGAAATTATCCAAGTTTGGGAGAAGGTTTTTGAGGTTCTTTGTCCAAATATGAAAGTATGA
- a CDS encoding (4Fe-4S)-binding protein yields MITIASGKGGTGKTTVASCLAMSARQTVQFLDCDVEEPNAHIFLKPRLTREEAVSQDIPNVDRNKCSFCGQCAEICMFNALAVLADEVLTFPELCHSCGGCWTLCPEKAITTTRREIGLIKSGSAENIHFTQGELQVGTATSPPIIKAMKETIQKNSLVIIDAPPGTSCPVVETMEGSDFVLLVTEPTAMGLNDLAIALQVVRVLDIPCGVIINRGTDVYSKVETFCRENNLPVLMKIAVDRAIAEAYAMGIPAVEAKPELREDFRKVLNHIKGVTAGERTCCH; encoded by the coding sequence ATTATAACCATTGCCAGCGGCAAGGGGGGTACAGGCAAAACTACAGTTGCATCTTGTCTTGCCATGTCAGCCCGGCAAACTGTACAATTCCTGGATTGTGATGTGGAAGAACCTAACGCCCATATTTTTCTTAAACCCCGCCTCACTAGAGAGGAAGCTGTATCACAGGACATCCCGAATGTTGACCGCAATAAGTGCAGTTTCTGTGGCCAGTGCGCTGAAATTTGCATGTTTAACGCGCTGGCCGTGCTTGCTGATGAGGTTCTTACTTTTCCTGAACTTTGCCATAGCTGCGGGGGGTGTTGGACATTGTGCCCGGAAAAAGCGATCACTACCACTCGCCGGGAAATAGGGTTGATTAAAAGTGGGAGTGCTGAAAACATACATTTTACTCAAGGTGAATTACAAGTAGGTACAGCAACCAGCCCCCCTATAATTAAGGCAATGAAAGAAACAATACAAAAAAACAGTCTCGTAATAATAGACGCCCCTCCCGGAACATCATGTCCTGTGGTGGAAACAATGGAAGGATCGGACTTTGTCCTTTTGGTAACGGAACCAACCGCAATGGGTCTTAATGACCTGGCCATTGCTCTGCAGGTAGTGCGAGTATTAGATATTCCATGTGGAGTTATTATCAACCGGGGTACAGATGTTTATAGTAAAGTTGAGACATTCTGCCGTGAAAACAACTTGCCTGTTTTAATGAAAATTGCTGTAGACAGGGCAATTGCTGAGGCTTATGCCATGGGAATACCAGCCGTGGAAGCAAAACCGGAACTGAGGGAAGATTTCCGCAAAGTATTAAACCATATTAAAGGGGTGACAGCAGGTGAAAGAACTTGTTGTCATTAG
- a CDS encoding dinitrogenase iron-molybdenum cofactor biosynthesis protein, which yields MEEVNKLQIAICSNNHDLNSQVDERFGRCAYFVVVDETGNLVKAMSNSSLNSPQGAGIAAAQLLINNQVDTVLTGRMGPKAMKPLQAAGIDIYTGISGTVEQTLDLFLKGSLTQLETANSPKHGGPLPAEGRA from the coding sequence ATGGAAGAGGTGAATAAATTGCAAATCGCTATTTGTTCCAATAATCATGACTTAAATTCCCAGGTGGATGAAAGATTTGGGCGGTGTGCCTATTTTGTTGTGGTAGACGAAACGGGCAACCTGGTAAAAGCAATGTCCAACTCGTCTCTTAATAGCCCCCAAGGGGCAGGCATAGCAGCAGCTCAATTACTGATCAATAACCAGGTGGACACGGTGTTAACAGGGAGAATGGGCCCTAAAGCCATGAAACCGTTACAGGCAGCCGGAATTGACATCTATACGGGTATTTCGGGCACAGTAGAGCAAACACTTGACCTCTTTTTAAAAGGCAGTTTGACACAACTTGAAACTGCAAACAGTCCCAAGCACGGGGGACCCCTTCCAGCAGAAGGGAGGGCTTAA
- a CDS encoding polysaccharide biosynthesis protein, producing MWGFVIQLARSGFNKQSVIKGALVLTIAGIFIRILGAVYRVPLGRLLGAEGLGIYGLPNYFYLLFFTLSSAGIPVAVARLVSEKMAVGRYRDAYRTFRLARFSMFVIGLVASLSLFLGAEWLVKSGIVADPRCYNGLRAISPVVFFAAVTAAYRGLFQGVRNMTAVAVSQVADQVMLVAGTLILAYLFLPRGLAWAAAGANMGAIPGAVAATGIMLFYHWLYRGEFHRLMASDTSGRREGPLSLLKKIFATAIPISFAAIAMALTGILDNKLIIDRLQLVGYSMSEATEAYGQFTQMAMSFINIAIAFAVSLGANLVPSVAEVYSAGNMQHIRRQVSRAVRLAVVFSLPAAAGLFVLAPHLTYLVFADREAGIPLAWVSWVVIFWAVHLVTTGVLQGLGRADIPVRSLITGIAFKIGITYYLVTTPLGVRAAAIGTVAMFVVASFLNILAIRKRVGFDFHFGKTVVRPSIAVLIMVVGVSKIYQMFSVQVGNNWATLLAVCAGAIIYAPVVVMVGGITSREVGAVPVIGEKIAPIMRKFGR from the coding sequence ATGTGGGGGTTTGTGATACAGTTGGCCAGGTCCGGTTTTAATAAACAGTCCGTAATTAAGGGAGCTCTGGTCCTTACCATAGCGGGAATCTTTATTCGTATCCTTGGAGCTGTCTACAGGGTGCCTCTGGGCCGGCTTTTGGGAGCAGAGGGGCTGGGCATATACGGCTTGCCTAATTATTTTTACCTGCTTTTTTTTACTCTGTCCTCAGCCGGCATCCCGGTTGCAGTGGCCAGGCTGGTTTCGGAAAAAATGGCCGTGGGACGGTACCGGGACGCCTACCGTACTTTTCGGCTGGCCCGTTTTTCCATGTTTGTTATCGGTCTGGTGGCCTCCCTTAGTCTCTTCCTGGGAGCGGAATGGCTGGTGAAAAGCGGTATTGTGGCGGATCCCAGGTGTTATAATGGCTTACGCGCTATTTCTCCGGTGGTTTTCTTTGCTGCTGTAACAGCTGCTTACCGCGGCCTTTTTCAAGGGGTCAGGAACATGACTGCGGTGGCAGTATCTCAGGTGGCTGACCAGGTTATGCTGGTGGCCGGAACCTTAATACTTGCTTACCTATTTCTTCCTCGCGGGCTGGCCTGGGCGGCTGCCGGGGCAAATATGGGCGCTATTCCCGGGGCTGTAGCGGCAACGGGGATCATGTTATTTTATCACTGGTTGTACCGGGGCGAATTTCACCGGCTTATGGCTAGCGATACCAGCGGCAGGAGGGAAGGGCCATTATCTTTATTAAAAAAAATTTTTGCCACCGCCATACCCATTTCCTTTGCCGCCATTGCTATGGCCCTCACCGGGATCTTGGACAATAAGTTAATCATTGACCGGTTACAGTTGGTTGGTTATTCCATGAGTGAAGCTACGGAGGCCTACGGCCAGTTCACTCAAATGGCCATGTCTTTTATTAACATTGCCATTGCCTTTGCCGTTTCCTTGGGAGCCAATCTGGTACCTTCCGTGGCCGAGGTATACTCTGCCGGTAATATGCAGCATATACGTCGGCAGGTCTCCAGGGCGGTAAGACTGGCCGTTGTTTTCTCTCTTCCCGCCGCTGCCGGGCTTTTTGTGCTGGCCCCTCATCTGACTTATCTGGTGTTTGCCGACAGAGAAGCAGGAATCCCTCTGGCCTGGGTGTCCTGGGTGGTTATTTTTTGGGCTGTGCACCTGGTTACAACGGGTGTATTACAGGGGCTGGGCCGCGCTGATATTCCTGTACGCAGCTTGATTACCGGGATTGCATTTAAAATTGGTATTACATATTACTTGGTAACCACTCCTCTTGGGGTTAGAGCTGCCGCCATTGGTACTGTTGCTATGTTTGTAGTGGCATCTTTTCTAAACATATTAGCTATAAGAAAGCGCGTGGGATTTGACTTTCATTTTGGCAAAACCGTTGTGCGCCCAAGTATTGCTGTGTTGATAATGGTGGTGGGAGTTAGTAAGATATACCAAATGTTTAGTGTGCAGGTGGGAAACAACTGGGCGACCCTTCTTGCTGTTTGCGCCGGAGCCATCATTTACGCTCCGGTGGTGGTAATGGTAGGTGGTATAACGTCCCGGGAGGTGGGGGCAGTGCCGGTCATCGGCGAAAAAATTGCTCCTATTATGAGAAAGTTTGGCAGGTAG
- a CDS encoding epoxyqueuosine reductase — protein sequence MDIASELKYFALSQGLVAIGSAPVAAYSGAPQGHRPEEFLPDAKTVITFTYRMNQAAIMNLPQTRGQYMMEFNTVNQLLSQAGHKMTRLLEEKGYPSLAISPEAAIGDYPRLKADFSHKHSAVLCGLGQFGLNNLLLTPKYGPGVRLGSVFTTAEITLDTSPIDGNLCDNCGKCVDICPAGALNNYQESYSIQTGRPIDKEKCSHYKFAVHNGNRCGMCIKACLERFL from the coding sequence TTGGATATAGCCAGTGAACTTAAATATTTCGCCCTCAGCCAGGGGCTGGTAGCAATAGGATCTGCACCTGTTGCGGCCTATTCCGGCGCTCCACAGGGGCACCGCCCGGAGGAATTCTTGCCGGATGCCAAGACAGTTATCACTTTTACTTACCGCATGAACCAAGCGGCGATAATGAACCTTCCCCAAACTCGAGGTCAATATATGATGGAGTTTAATACCGTTAACCAGTTACTTTCCCAGGCCGGGCATAAAATGACACGCCTGCTGGAAGAAAAGGGATATCCCAGCCTTGCCATTAGTCCGGAGGCCGCCATCGGTGACTATCCACGACTAAAGGCTGACTTCTCCCACAAACACTCGGCCGTCCTTTGCGGGCTGGGGCAATTTGGTTTAAATAACCTGCTGCTTACACCTAAATATGGGCCGGGAGTAAGGTTGGGTAGTGTGTTTACTACCGCCGAAATAACTCTGGATACCTCTCCCATTGATGGCAACCTTTGCGATAATTGTGGTAAGTGCGTAGATATTTGTCCGGCAGGGGCTCTAAATAATTACCAGGAGTCTTATTCTATTCAGACCGGCAGGCCCATAGATAAAGAAAAATGCTCTCACTACAAATTTGCTGTCCATAACGGCAACCGCTGCGGCATGTGCATAAAAGCCTGCCTGGAAAGGTTTTTGTAA
- a CDS encoding epoxyqueuosine reductase: MSLKQKIKDICALPDGVDLVGAAPVERFEELPRDKRPEQLLPGTKTVIVLGSQVFKVLTDRLTANNKVGKVSPRDIYEAHNLAVINDLTQTSYRIARYLTNQGFTSVNLGQDLTDYRTISSVFSFKYAATSAGLGVLGKNGLVITPSYGPRVKLTALLTKAQIKPDEMVLGDPCEGCSTCIKVCPSGALKEPQGSQRVKHDRFVCCSFYTANQGCGLCMSKCPR; the protein is encoded by the coding sequence TTGAGCTTGAAACAAAAAATTAAAGATATCTGCGCTCTTCCGGACGGAGTAGATTTAGTGGGAGCTGCTCCGGTGGAAAGGTTTGAAGAACTTCCCCGGGATAAAAGACCTGAGCAATTACTCCCCGGCACCAAAACCGTTATCGTTCTGGGTTCTCAGGTTTTTAAAGTGCTGACTGACAGGCTTACTGCGAACAATAAAGTAGGAAAAGTTTCTCCCCGGGACATTTATGAGGCTCATAACTTAGCAGTTATCAATGATCTGACTCAAACTTCATACCGTATAGCCCGCTATTTGACTAACCAGGGTTTTACTTCTGTAAATTTAGGACAGGACCTTACTGACTATCGCACAATTTCTTCCGTCTTTTCGTTTAAATATGCAGCAACCTCCGCCGGTTTAGGGGTTCTGGGTAAAAACGGGCTGGTTATAACACCTTCTTACGGTCCCCGGGTAAAACTAACGGCTCTTCTAACCAAGGCACAAATTAAACCAGACGAGATGGTTTTAGGCGACCCGTGTGAAGGGTGCAGCACCTGCATAAAGGTCTGTCCATCCGGGGCACTCAAAGAGCCGCAAGGCAGTCAGCGGGTAAAGCATGACCGCTTTGTCTGTTGCTCCTTCTATACCGCAAACCAAGGGTGCGGCCTTTGTATGAGCAAATGTCCACGCTAA
- a CDS encoding pyridoxamine 5'-phosphate oxidase, with product MSLKEVVPCFTAINPSCKGCVHRLDRELCQKIIDYLEQHNTLTLATSTGGLPWAASLYYVNDRFNLYFLSKPEARHCQNLRENSAVAATINDDYKNWREIKGIQLEGTAYYVSGTVEKAGAMNLYLKKYPFVKDFISVSRLKEALSSVKIYKIEPSTVWFVDNSAGYFDRKELKIGAVNT from the coding sequence TTGTCACTTAAAGAGGTTGTTCCATGCTTTACAGCTATTAATCCCTCCTGTAAAGGTTGTGTGCATAGATTGGACCGTGAACTGTGTCAAAAAATAATTGATTACCTGGAACAACATAATACGTTAACCTTAGCCACCAGTACGGGTGGATTGCCCTGGGCGGCTTCTTTGTATTACGTTAATGACAGGTTCAATCTCTACTTTTTGTCCAAGCCCGAAGCAAGGCACTGTCAAAACCTTAGGGAGAATTCAGCAGTAGCCGCAACCATTAACGATGATTATAAGAACTGGCGCGAAATAAAAGGAATACAACTTGAAGGAACGGCCTACTACGTTTCAGGTACAGTGGAAAAGGCCGGAGCAATGAACCTTTATTTAAAAAAATATCCGTTTGTTAAGGACTTTATTTCCGTATCGCGGTTGAAAGAGGCCCTATCTTCAGTGAAAATATATAAGATAGAGCCTTCTACGGTATGGTTTGTTGATAATTCAGCCGGATACTTTGACAGGAAAGAGTTAAAAATCGGTGCAGTAAATACATAA